From the Flavimarina sp. Hel_I_48 genome, one window contains:
- a CDS encoding peptidylprolyl isomerase yields MKYITKNTLIASLSFIGLHAGAQEIINTEDTASAVVDTTVVEPVSFKVDGVAAVVGEYVILDSDISKARAGLKEQDVDESETTSCKLMDRLMENELYTHQAVIDSVPISEPQIRSYGKQQIGSFLRQFGGDEERLLKFYKKESMEALEDELFDINRDQELARAMQERIVETVEVTPEEIRTFYGNFTKEDLPYFGEEVEISKIQIEPEVPEEEKQKVIDELNGYRKDIIENGSSFATKAVLWSEDEASRGEGGLYTDVDRKSQFVKEFRDVAFSLQEGEVSEPFETEFGYHIIKVEKVKGQKVDLRHILRIPKITSSSEADAKDLITKIKKRIEDGEITFSDAAKEFSNEKETASDGGILINPVTQDRMFELTNLPPDIYPRVQNLDVGEISLVFNNPTRTGRTRYEIYQVSKKVGAHEADFAKDYVKIKDLALQAKQIKAIQKWQQEKIAETYIKVNGDYRDCSYDRNWLKK; encoded by the coding sequence GGTTGTAGAACCGGTAAGTTTTAAAGTGGATGGTGTTGCCGCCGTAGTGGGCGAGTACGTGATTCTGGATAGTGACATATCCAAGGCGCGCGCGGGACTTAAAGAACAGGATGTAGATGAGAGCGAGACCACGAGCTGTAAGCTTATGGATCGCCTTATGGAAAATGAACTGTATACCCACCAGGCGGTGATAGATAGCGTCCCTATTTCTGAACCTCAGATACGTTCTTATGGCAAACAGCAGATAGGTAGTTTCCTTAGGCAATTTGGCGGTGATGAAGAGCGCTTGCTGAAATTTTACAAAAAAGAGTCAATGGAAGCGCTGGAGGATGAACTTTTTGATATCAACAGGGATCAGGAACTTGCCCGCGCCATGCAGGAAAGGATAGTGGAGACCGTAGAGGTTACCCCAGAAGAAATAAGGACGTTTTACGGGAACTTTACTAAAGAGGACCTTCCTTATTTTGGGGAAGAAGTAGAAATTTCTAAAATACAAATAGAGCCCGAAGTACCGGAAGAGGAAAAGCAGAAAGTGATTGATGAGCTTAACGGTTACCGTAAAGATATCATTGAAAACGGAAGCAGTTTTGCTACAAAAGCAGTACTCTGGTCAGAGGATGAAGCTTCCCGTGGCGAAGGTGGATTGTATACGGACGTGGACCGTAAATCCCAATTTGTTAAAGAATTTAGGGATGTTGCTTTTAGCCTTCAGGAAGGTGAAGTAAGCGAGCCTTTTGAAACTGAATTTGGCTATCACATCATAAAAGTGGAAAAGGTAAAAGGCCAGAAAGTTGATTTAAGGCACATTTTGCGTATTCCCAAGATTACATCATCGTCAGAAGCTGATGCCAAAGATTTGATAACCAAGATCAAGAAGCGAATTGAAGATGGCGAAATCACTTTTAGTGATGCCGCAAAAGAATTTTCGAATGAAAAAGAAACAGCGAGTGACGGGGGGATTCTAATCAATCCGGTAACTCAGGACCGCATGTTTGAATTAACGAATTTGCCTCCTGATATTTACCCAAGGGTGCAAAACCTTGACGTAGGAGAGATTTCCCTGGTTTTTAATAATCCTACCCGTACCGGGCGTACCCGATACGAAATTTATCAGGTATCCAAAAAAGTGGGTGCTCACGAAGCGGATTTCGCTAAAGATTATGTAAAAATTAAAGATCTTGCCCTGCAGGCAAAACAAATAAAGGCAATCCAGAAATGGCAACAGGAAAAAATTGCTGAAACCTACATTAAAGTAAACGGGGATTACCGCGACTGTTCATACGACCGTAACTGGTTAAAAAAATAA
- a CDS encoding AAA family ATPase yields the protein MSDVAAIDGLVDRYKELKKEIGKVIVGQEKVVDEIIISVFSGGHALLIGVPGLAKTLMVNTIATVLGLDFKRIQFTPDLMPSDILGSEILDENRNFKFLKGPIFSNIILADEINRTPPKTQAALLEAMQEKSVTIAGNHYELSKPYFVLATQNPIEQEGTYPLPEAQLDRFMFAINLDYPTHEEEVAIVKATTTDHKVTLRSLFSAKEIEDYQQLLRRIPVADNVIEYTVSLVGKTRPNADNIPQVVKDYIDWGAGPRASQNLILAAKTHAALQGKYSPDIENVKAVATGILRHRLIKNYKADAEGLTIEKIIAQLL from the coding sequence ATGTCTGATGTTGCTGCAATAGATGGTCTTGTAGATCGCTATAAAGAACTTAAAAAGGAGATAGGGAAAGTCATTGTAGGGCAGGAAAAAGTGGTTGACGAGATCATAATCTCTGTTTTTTCCGGTGGTCACGCCCTCCTTATAGGAGTTCCCGGTCTTGCCAAAACGCTTATGGTAAATACCATTGCCACTGTTTTGGGATTAGATTTTAAGCGCATTCAGTTTACTCCAGATTTAATGCCCAGCGACATTCTGGGTTCGGAAATATTAGATGAAAACAGAAATTTTAAATTCTTAAAAGGGCCCATATTCTCAAACATCATCCTGGCAGATGAGATCAACCGTACCCCGCCTAAGACACAGGCAGCCCTTCTGGAGGCCATGCAGGAAAAATCGGTTACCATTGCAGGGAACCACTACGAACTTTCAAAACCTTATTTTGTACTTGCGACCCAGAATCCTATTGAGCAGGAGGGAACTTATCCCTTGCCCGAGGCGCAACTGGATCGCTTCATGTTCGCCATAAATCTGGACTATCCTACGCATGAAGAGGAAGTAGCTATTGTTAAAGCGACTACGACAGATCACAAAGTAACTTTACGATCGCTTTTTTCGGCAAAGGAAATAGAAGACTATCAGCAATTGTTGAGAAGGATTCCCGTAGCAGATAACGTCATTGAATATACGGTTAGCCTGGTAGGCAAAACACGCCCCAACGCAGATAATATTCCACAAGTGGTAAAAGATTACATAGATTGGGGCGCTGGACCCCGGGCTTCTCAGAATCTTATCCTGGCGGCCAAAACGCATGCTGCACTTCAGGGAAAATATTCTCCGGATATAGAAAATGTAAAAGCGGTCGCCACCGGAATCTTGAGACACAGGCTCATCAAAAATTATAAGGCCGATGCAGAAGGACTTACTATTGAAAAAATAATCGCCCAACTTTTATAA
- a CDS encoding aconitate hydratase, whose product MAFDIDMIKGVYSKMAERVDAARKITGTPLTLAEKILYSHLWDGKTEKALVRGKDYVDFAPDRIACQDATAQMALLQFMQAGKKNVAVPTTVHCDHLIQAKQGANKDLKRANETSNEVFDFLESVSNKYGIGFWKPGAGIIHQVVLENYAFPGGMMIGTDSHTVNAGGLGMVAIGVGGADAVDVMAGMAWELKFPKLIGVKLTGELNGWTASKDVILKVAGILTVKGGTGAIVEYFGPGAKNLSATGKGTICNMGAEVGATTSTFGYDESMERFLRATDRSDVADAANEIKEYLTGDDEVYANPEQYFDEVIEINLSELRPHLNGPFTPDLATPVGELGEKAKKNDWPLKVDWGLIGSCTNSSYEDLSRAASIAQQAIDKKLKPKSDFGINPGSEQIRFTAERDGLLTVFENLGATIFTNACGPCIGQWDRSDRKGEEKNTIVHSFNRNFSKRADGNPNTHAFVGSPEMVAAIAISGKLDFDPMNDTLLNEDGEEVKLDIPVGLELPPKGFAVDENGYLAPTEDGSSVEVKVATDSERLELLEPFTPIQDSELKEVKLLIKAFGKCTTDHISMAGPWLRYRGHLDNISNNCLIGAVNAYNKQTNFVKNQLTGEYAGVPDTQREYKAKGIKTIVVGDHNYGEGSSREHAAMEPRFLGVAAVLVKSFARIHETNLKKQGMLGLTFNTENDYDLIEEDDTFSFVDIEEFAPDKPLTIEVEHKDGSKDTIIANHTYNDAQIKWYREGSALNLIKKQNA is encoded by the coding sequence ATGGCATTTGACATCGATATGATCAAAGGTGTTTACAGTAAAATGGCAGAGCGCGTTGACGCGGCCCGTAAAATTACCGGAACACCTTTGACCCTGGCTGAAAAAATATTGTATTCTCACTTGTGGGACGGTAAAACTGAAAAAGCACTTGTGCGTGGTAAAGATTACGTGGATTTTGCCCCAGACCGTATCGCGTGTCAGGACGCCACTGCGCAAATGGCACTTTTGCAGTTTATGCAAGCTGGTAAAAAGAATGTAGCCGTGCCCACAACGGTACACTGCGACCACCTTATACAGGCGAAGCAGGGCGCAAATAAAGATTTAAAGCGTGCCAATGAGACCAGTAACGAGGTTTTTGACTTCCTGGAATCGGTCTCTAATAAATACGGCATTGGTTTTTGGAAGCCGGGTGCAGGTATTATTCACCAGGTTGTTTTAGAAAACTATGCATTCCCTGGCGGAATGATGATAGGAACAGACAGCCATACGGTTAACGCCGGTGGTCTGGGAATGGTTGCCATAGGCGTAGGTGGTGCCGATGCGGTAGATGTTATGGCAGGAATGGCCTGGGAGCTTAAATTCCCTAAGCTTATAGGCGTGAAATTGACCGGTGAATTGAATGGCTGGACAGCTTCTAAAGATGTTATCCTTAAAGTAGCAGGAATCCTTACCGTAAAAGGAGGAACTGGTGCAATCGTAGAATATTTTGGCCCTGGTGCTAAAAATCTATCCGCTACTGGTAAAGGTACGATCTGTAATATGGGAGCAGAAGTAGGAGCAACAACATCAACATTTGGTTATGACGAGTCTATGGAGCGTTTTTTACGTGCCACAGACCGCTCTGATGTTGCAGATGCCGCAAATGAAATAAAAGAATATTTAACTGGAGACGACGAGGTTTATGCAAATCCTGAGCAATATTTTGATGAGGTTATAGAAATTAACCTTTCGGAATTGCGCCCACACCTTAATGGGCCTTTTACTCCAGATTTAGCTACTCCAGTAGGCGAGCTAGGGGAGAAAGCGAAGAAAAACGACTGGCCATTAAAGGTTGATTGGGGACTTATAGGTTCATGTACCAACTCTTCTTATGAAGATTTATCCAGAGCTGCTTCAATCGCCCAACAGGCAATCGATAAAAAATTAAAACCGAAAAGTGATTTTGGTATCAACCCCGGTTCGGAACAAATTCGGTTTACCGCAGAACGAGACGGTTTATTAACTGTTTTTGAAAATTTAGGTGCTACCATTTTCACTAATGCATGTGGGCCTTGTATTGGTCAGTGGGACCGTAGTGACCGTAAGGGTGAAGAGAAGAACACAATTGTACATTCCTTCAACCGTAACTTTTCAAAGCGCGCAGATGGAAACCCAAATACGCACGCCTTTGTAGGATCGCCCGAAATGGTTGCAGCGATAGCCATATCCGGTAAATTGGATTTCGACCCTATGAACGACACCCTTTTGAACGAGGATGGAGAAGAGGTGAAGTTGGATATACCTGTAGGCCTGGAGTTACCTCCCAAAGGTTTTGCAGTTGATGAAAACGGATACCTGGCACCCACTGAAGATGGTAGTTCCGTAGAGGTTAAAGTAGCTACAGACAGTGAACGTCTTGAATTGCTAGAGCCTTTTACACCTATTCAGGATTCTGAATTGAAAGAAGTAAAACTGCTTATCAAAGCTTTCGGTAAATGTACAACAGACCATATATCTATGGCTGGGCCGTGGTTGCGTTATAGAGGTCATTTGGATAACATCTCAAACAACTGTTTGATAGGTGCGGTAAATGCATATAATAAACAAACCAATTTTGTAAAGAACCAACTAACTGGCGAATATGCCGGAGTTCCAGATACCCAGCGGGAGTATAAGGCAAAAGGAATTAAAACCATAGTCGTGGGTGATCACAATTATGGAGAAGGTTCCTCACGTGAACATGCCGCAATGGAACCAAGATTTCTTGGAGTTGCAGCCGTACTCGTAAAATCATTTGCGCGTATTCACGAAACAAACCTTAAAAAACAAGGGATGTTGGGATTGACCTTTAATACAGAAAATGATTACGATCTTATTGAAGAAGATGATACCTTTAGCTTTGTTGATATTGAAGAGTTTGCACCAGACAAACCATTGACTATTGAAGTTGAGCACAAAGATGGCAGTAAGGACACCATTATAGCAAATCATACCTACAATGATGCGCAGATTAAATGGTACCGTGAAGGTTCTGCACTTAATCTGATCAAAAAGCAGAACGCTTAA
- a CDS encoding XRE family transcriptional regulator codes for MSISKRLKELRETARLSQKKIALELKITQGAYSLIENGQNSITTEHLLTLSRLYSVPTDQILKSSQHAVTMSPKNGFIPLINVEAHAGFVENGKDEEWLGSLKMYRIPGYDSKKNQKLFEVEGDSMMPTLINGDILIVTQVNDVTDIMDGSLVVVVTSKAVITKRIKKDLNNNSVILISDNPKYDNMSYPLKNIEEILIVEGKITNALNVPDFNGEAFSKKFERSVNNMQVDVDQILEKLKSL; via the coding sequence ATGTCAATTTCAAAACGTTTAAAAGAACTACGTGAAACTGCAAGACTATCTCAAAAAAAAATAGCACTTGAACTCAAGATTACGCAAGGTGCCTATTCTTTGATTGAAAATGGACAAAACTCAATCACAACAGAGCATTTACTAACATTGAGCCGTCTTTATAGTGTGCCCACAGATCAAATCTTAAAAAGTTCGCAGCATGCCGTTACCATGTCTCCTAAAAATGGATTTATACCGCTCATCAATGTAGAAGCTCATGCAGGTTTTGTAGAAAATGGCAAGGATGAAGAATGGCTTGGTTCTTTAAAAATGTACCGTATACCTGGATATGATTCAAAAAAAAATCAAAAGCTTTTTGAGGTAGAAGGGGACAGTATGATGCCTACTCTAATCAATGGGGATATTCTAATTGTAACGCAAGTTAATGACGTTACTGATATTATGGATGGTTCTCTCGTTGTCGTGGTCACCTCAAAGGCTGTGATAACTAAAAGGATAAAGAAGGATCTTAATAATAATTCTGTCATATTGATTAGTGATAATCCCAAGTATGACAATATGAGTTACCCCCTCAAGAATATTGAGGAAATTTTGATTGTGGAAGGCAAAATCACAAATGCTCTCAATGTACCCGATTTCAACGGTGAGGCTTTTTCTAAAAAGTTTGAACGCTCTGTAAATAATATGCAAGTCGATGTAGATCAAATCCTTGAAAAACTTAAAAGCCTCTAA
- a CDS encoding SIMPL domain-containing protein, whose product MKVLNALIYSIAIILATYLLGDAYLNRANPDGTIATTGLGSSDFVSDLIVWEADFVRVNPNLQLAFNDLARDKNIVRQYLLEKGINEDRIVFEAVSTNEQRENLYQNGDFTGTVFKGYELRQTVKIESQNVKEVELVSREITELLNRDVQLQSSPPRYYYTKLADLKIEMISQATSDARIRAQKIAENSGGELGELKNASMGVFQITGQNSSEDYSWGGSFNTSDKNKTASITMRLEYEIE is encoded by the coding sequence ATGAAAGTTCTAAATGCTCTAATTTACAGCATAGCGATAATCCTAGCCACATATTTACTGGGTGATGCATACTTGAACAGGGCAAACCCAGATGGCACAATAGCTACCACAGGACTGGGAAGTAGTGATTTTGTTTCTGATCTCATCGTGTGGGAAGCAGATTTTGTTCGGGTAAATCCAAACTTACAGCTAGCCTTTAATGATCTTGCGCGCGACAAAAATATTGTCAGGCAGTACCTTTTGGAAAAAGGCATCAATGAAGACCGTATCGTTTTTGAAGCAGTAAGTACGAATGAACAACGCGAAAATCTTTACCAGAATGGAGATTTTACCGGCACCGTTTTCAAAGGCTATGAGTTGAGGCAAACCGTAAAGATAGAATCTCAAAATGTTAAGGAAGTCGAACTTGTAAGCCGCGAAATTACCGAATTATTGAATAGGGACGTACAGTTGCAAAGTAGCCCTCCGCGCTATTACTACACTAAGTTGGCCGACCTTAAAATAGAAATGATATCACAAGCAACTTCAGATGCTCGTATAAGAGCTCAAAAAATTGCAGAAAATAGTGGCGGTGAATTGGGAGAACTCAAGAATGCTTCTATGGGTGTTTTTCAGATTACTGGTCAGAACAGTAGCGAAGATTACAGTTGGGGCGGATCTTTCAATACTTCAGATAAAAATAAAACCGCTAGTATTACCATGCGCCTGGAGTACGAAATAGAGTAA
- the guaA gene encoding glutamine-hydrolyzing GMP synthase, whose translation MIDTVLILDFGSQYTQLIARRVRELNIYCEIVPFNKIPEDLSACKAVILSGSPFSVLAEKAPVPNLETIQGKLPLLGVCYGAQYLSHNFGGEVGQSNTREYGRANLSMIKAEEPFFKGVEEGSQVWMSHSDTIKALPVNAVRLASTKDVLNAAYRLDGEDTYAIQFHPEVYHTTHGKQVLQNFLVDIAGVSQDWSPDSFVEKTVEELQEKVGDDKVVLGLSGGVDSSVAAMLLHKAIGKNLYCIFVNNGLLRKNEFSEVLDQYKGMGLNVKGVDASNRFLDALKGLTDPEEKRKAIGRVFIEVFDDEAHLVQDVKWLAQGTIYPDVIESVSVTGGPSATIKSHHNVGGLPDFMKLKVVEPLRMLFKDEVRRVGASMDMAEKLLGRHPFPGPGLAIRILGDITPEKVRILQEVDAIFINGLREWGLYDKVWQAGAMLLPIDSVGVMGDERTYEKCVALRAVESTDGMTADWVNLPYAFLQKTSNDIINKVKGVNRVVYDISSKPPATIEWE comes from the coding sequence ATGATAGATACCGTTTTAATACTGGATTTTGGATCACAATATACCCAGCTAATCGCCAGGCGGGTTAGGGAGCTTAATATTTATTGTGAAATCGTTCCTTTCAATAAGATTCCCGAAGATTTAAGCGCCTGTAAGGCAGTTATTCTCTCTGGTTCACCATTTTCTGTACTTGCAGAAAAGGCACCAGTACCTAATTTGGAAACCATTCAGGGGAAATTACCCCTGCTGGGTGTTTGCTATGGTGCACAATATCTTTCCCATAATTTTGGTGGAGAAGTAGGTCAATCGAATACACGGGAATATGGTCGCGCCAATCTTTCTATGATCAAGGCAGAGGAACCTTTTTTTAAAGGTGTGGAAGAAGGTAGCCAGGTATGGATGAGCCATAGCGACACGATAAAGGCCCTTCCTGTTAATGCTGTTAGGCTGGCAAGCACAAAAGACGTTCTGAATGCTGCCTACCGTCTGGATGGGGAAGATACTTACGCAATACAATTTCATCCAGAAGTTTACCATACCACCCACGGTAAACAAGTACTGCAGAATTTCCTGGTAGATATCGCAGGGGTTTCACAAGATTGGAGTCCAGATAGTTTTGTGGAAAAGACGGTAGAAGAGCTTCAGGAGAAGGTAGGGGATGATAAAGTTGTGCTGGGTCTTTCTGGCGGAGTTGATTCCTCTGTTGCGGCCATGTTGCTGCATAAGGCGATAGGAAAAAACCTCTACTGTATATTTGTAAATAATGGCTTGCTGCGTAAAAACGAATTTAGTGAGGTGCTTGATCAATATAAAGGGATGGGCCTTAACGTAAAAGGTGTGGATGCGTCCAATAGATTTTTAGATGCCCTAAAAGGCCTGACCGATCCAGAGGAAAAGCGAAAAGCTATTGGTCGGGTATTTATAGAAGTATTTGATGACGAGGCGCACCTTGTTCAGGATGTCAAATGGCTTGCGCAGGGAACAATCTATCCAGATGTGATCGAGTCTGTTTCTGTAACGGGCGGTCCTTCTGCAACCATTAAATCACACCATAATGTAGGAGGTTTGCCAGACTTTATGAAATTAAAAGTGGTAGAGCCTTTGCGTATGCTTTTCAAGGACGAAGTACGACGCGTGGGAGCCAGTATGGATATGGCAGAAAAACTTCTGGGAAGGCATCCTTTTCCAGGTCCTGGACTTGCCATTCGTATCCTGGGGGATATCACACCAGAAAAAGTAAGGATCCTTCAGGAAGTAGATGCCATTTTTATCAACGGCCTTCGGGAGTGGGGGCTTTATGATAAGGTTTGGCAAGCGGGGGCAATGCTTTTGCCTATTGATTCCGTAGGGGTTATGGGCGATGAGCGTACTTATGAGAAATGTGTGGCTTTACGTGCGGTTGAAAGTACAGATGGTATGACCGCGGATTGGGTCAACTTGCCCTATGCCTTTTTGCAAAAAACATCAAATGATATAATAAACAAAGTTAAGGGCGTTAATAGGGTAGTATATGATATTAGCTCAAAACCGCCCGCAACCATTGAGTGGGAATAA
- a CDS encoding LysM peptidoglycan-binding domain-containing protein, with translation MKNIAVAFLFIFVICSCASLGQQSYSNHKVSEGETISAIANKYNITVYELYRLNPEARDGLSTGMMLLLPGSKAAMAQKEKESRANEQEFEIHTVEKGETVYSLSKKYGISEATLKRYNEQLYTSELRTGAKIKIPINNGKLTLETQKSTETNRKHVVKPKETIYGLASMYGITIDELKALNPDMANNLPIGTILNVPDKSYTENAKMDESKFAFYKVKQGDTFYSLTKRWSMTDEDLIKLNPALEDGLQQGMILKLPKDGLPIDEQLATSGIQDLSLALTDFSEKHIAILLPFNSNSPADSLKSMLKKNGLSRIALDFYSGALMAVDSAKSLGLSTKLQIYDTQYERGKEMVNAQMINEIIEQDDFSQVDAVIGPLLGQNVTDVSGKLRSKGIPVVSPLTPRLELNSNLFQSRPNDNILKDYMLKYIDVSGKDKNIIVVADGKNQEVKNKILGLYPDAKILDPQSGDNGYYLNPEDILTRLDKNRENWIILETNDIPLISNTITKASTLISEHKVTLMTTSKGDAYDSEDISNMTLMRLGFQFPSIDKQGDLEGELKNFVNKYRKKYGVAPNNYAIRGFDLTLDTLLRLASAEDLYASADSGVETKYIENKFKYIKATKDGFYNQAVYVLKYGPGLILQEIEVPTQIIEKTENFKD, from the coding sequence ATGAAGAATATAGCTGTAGCATTCCTTTTTATTTTTGTGATATGCAGTTGTGCCAGTCTTGGCCAGCAATCCTATTCTAATCACAAAGTAAGTGAAGGAGAGACCATTTCGGCTATTGCCAATAAATATAACATTACGGTCTACGAACTTTATCGCTTAAATCCTGAGGCACGTGATGGTCTTTCTACTGGCATGATGCTTTTGTTGCCGGGAAGCAAGGCCGCAATGGCTCAAAAAGAAAAAGAATCCAGGGCAAACGAACAAGAGTTTGAGATCCATACCGTAGAGAAAGGGGAAACGGTTTATAGTTTGTCAAAAAAGTATGGCATTAGTGAAGCGACCTTAAAAAGATACAATGAGCAATTGTATACTTCTGAACTGAGAACAGGGGCAAAAATCAAGATTCCCATTAATAATGGAAAATTGACCTTAGAGACTCAAAAATCGACTGAAACCAATAGAAAACATGTGGTCAAACCAAAGGAAACGATCTATGGCCTCGCTAGTATGTACGGTATCACTATCGATGAATTAAAGGCGCTCAATCCAGATATGGCTAATAATTTACCAATAGGTACAATTCTCAACGTACCCGATAAAAGCTATACGGAAAATGCCAAAATGGATGAATCAAAATTTGCTTTTTATAAGGTAAAACAGGGAGATACCTTTTACTCGCTTACTAAGCGCTGGAGCATGACAGATGAGGATCTTATCAAACTCAACCCGGCTTTAGAGGATGGACTTCAACAGGGAATGATCTTAAAATTACCAAAGGATGGTTTGCCTATTGACGAGCAGTTGGCCACATCTGGAATTCAGGACCTTTCACTGGCATTAACTGATTTTTCTGAGAAGCACATTGCTATTTTATTGCCTTTTAATAGCAATAGTCCCGCAGATAGCCTTAAAAGTATGTTGAAGAAAAACGGTCTGTCCCGCATCGCACTTGATTTTTATAGCGGCGCTCTAATGGCGGTGGATTCCGCTAAATCATTAGGTTTATCTACAAAATTACAAATCTATGACACACAATACGAGCGAGGAAAGGAGATGGTAAATGCACAAATGATCAATGAGATTATTGAACAAGATGATTTTTCTCAGGTAGACGCTGTTATAGGGCCCTTATTAGGACAAAATGTAACAGATGTTAGTGGTAAACTTCGCAGTAAAGGTATTCCCGTAGTATCGCCACTTACACCCCGTCTGGAATTGAATTCCAATTTGTTTCAGTCCCGTCCCAATGATAATATATTAAAGGATTATATGCTGAAATATATTGACGTAAGTGGTAAGGACAAAAATATTATCGTCGTAGCAGATGGTAAAAACCAGGAGGTTAAAAATAAGATCCTTGGTCTATATCCTGATGCAAAAATTCTTGATCCACAGTCTGGAGATAACGGTTATTACTTAAATCCAGAAGATATTTTAACCCGATTGGACAAAAACCGTGAAAACTGGATCATTTTAGAAACAAATGATATTCCATTAATAAGCAACACGATTACTAAAGCAAGCACGTTGATCTCAGAGCATAAAGTGACCTTGATGACCACAAGCAAAGGTGATGCTTATGATAGTGAAGATATAAGCAATATGACACTTATGAGACTAGGATTTCAATTTCCTTCCATAGATAAACAAGGTGATCTTGAAGGTGAACTCAAAAATTTTGTAAATAAATACAGAAAAAAATATGGTGTTGCGCCAAATAATTACGCCATACGCGGATTTGATCTTACTTTAGATACTTTACTTAGACTGGCAAGCGCAGAAGACTTATACGCCTCGGCAGATAGTGGAGTCGAGACGAAGTACATTGAGAATAAATTTAAATACATTAAAGCCACGAAAGACGGCTTTTACAATCAGGCGGTTTATGTGTTGAAATATGGACCCGGACTTATTTTACAGGAAATTGAAGTACCTACCCAAATCATAGAAAAAACTGAAAACTTTAAAGATTAG
- a CDS encoding OsmC family protein, giving the protein MTSKVVYQGNLRTQCTHEQSGNTFITDAPVDNNGKGEAFSPTDTVATALGSCMLTIMGIKAAQMDISLTGSYAEVLKTMSAEPRRIAGIGVTHHLPSEVGEKDRTILERVALACPVHASLHPDMNKDIKFLWDL; this is encoded by the coding sequence ATGACAAGTAAAGTAGTTTATCAGGGAAACCTACGCACACAATGTACTCATGAGCAATCAGGAAACACATTCATAACAGACGCTCCAGTTGACAATAACGGAAAAGGTGAGGCTTTTTCACCTACAGATACCGTAGCAACTGCTTTGGGAAGCTGTATGCTCACTATTATGGGTATCAAAGCCGCTCAGATGGATATTTCCCTTACAGGAAGCTATGCCGAGGTCTTGAAAACAATGTCTGCAGAGCCCAGACGCATCGCGGGGATAGGCGTAACACATCACCTTCCTTCGGAAGTAGGTGAGAAGGACCGCACAATTTTGGAAAGGGTTGCCCTTGCATGTCCTGTGCACGCAAGCCTACATCCCGATATGAATAAGGATATCAAGTTTCTCTGGGATTTATAA
- a CDS encoding GNAT family N-acetyltransferase, with protein sequence MQQIIVRKITTADIIELQNIGKLTFAETFSSGNSEANMKQYLEDGFSIEKLAAELIDQNTEFYFAELDGKAIGYLKVNVGQSQTESKDEKALEIERIYVLKEYHGKKVGQILYDKAIELSNEKSMVYVWLGVWEENPRAIRFYEKNGFVAFDKHVFKLGNDDQTDIMMKLNLN encoded by the coding sequence ATGCAACAAATAATAGTAAGAAAAATAACAACAGCCGACATCATTGAACTCCAAAACATTGGTAAACTGACTTTTGCCGAAACGTTTTCTTCAGGAAATAGCGAAGCAAATATGAAACAATATTTAGAAGACGGATTTTCAATAGAAAAACTGGCAGCAGAACTGATCGACCAAAACACCGAATTTTACTTTGCGGAGCTTGATGGAAAAGCAATCGGATATTTAAAAGTAAACGTAGGACAATCCCAAACCGAGAGTAAAGACGAAAAAGCACTTGAAATCGAACGGATTTATGTATTAAAAGAATATCACGGAAAAAAAGTCGGGCAAATTCTTTATGACAAAGCAATTGAATTGTCAAACGAAAAAAGTATGGTATATGTTTGGTTGGGAGTTTGGGAAGAAAACCCTAGAGCAATTCGATTTTATGAAAAGAATGGATTTGTGGCGTTTGACAAACACGTTTTCAAACTCGGAAATGACGACCAAACTGATATAATGATGAAACTAAATTTGAATTAA